Proteins from one Leptonema illini DSM 21528 genomic window:
- a CDS encoding DUF3788 domain-containing protein — MTEETSESPSRLLNPEPPSEAIVSAWLGKQAYSYWQRLGQWIDEHYPDVFNPEWLYGGKKHGWSLRYKKSKSFCTFVPEKNRFLLVIVFGKSEREKVDALQPNLSKPTQSAYDAAPTYTDGKWLLLEINSLSILKDVELLLSAKRKPKSVRSVF, encoded by the coding sequence ATGACAGAGGAGACCTCTGAATCCCCTTCTCGCCTGTTAAACCCCGAGCCGCCAAGCGAGGCCATCGTCAGCGCATGGCTTGGAAAGCAGGCCTACAGCTATTGGCAGCGCCTCGGTCAATGGATCGATGAGCATTATCCCGATGTCTTTAACCCTGAGTGGCTTTACGGCGGAAAAAAACATGGATGGTCGTTGCGTTACAAGAAAAGCAAATCGTTCTGCACGTTCGTTCCCGAGAAGAATCGCTTTCTGTTGGTGATCGTCTTCGGAAAATCAGAAAGAGAGAAGGTAGACGCTCTGCAACCGAACCTCTCCAAACCGACGCAAAGCGCCTATGACGCGGCCCCGACGTATACCGACGGGAAATGGCTGCTGCTCGAAATTAACAGCCTTTCGATATTGAAAGATGTGGAGCTACTACTATCGGCGAAGCGAAAACCGAAAAGTGTCCGCTCCGTCTTCTGA
- a CDS encoding AAA family ATPase translates to MSNGALTFSNLEDIATHLRDRLKEKKYMLLFAYNGTGKTRLSMAFKKNGEERDTLYFNAFTEDLFYWDNDLENDENPVLRLNRDSRFFAGLPELEMETRINRLLARYVDFSFFIDYDSWAITFFRDTDGDGTPTPIKVSRGEENIFVWCFFLAVAQLAIDEQEAYDWVKYIYVDDPISSLDDNNAIAVASHLAQLLRSTNGRIKTVISSHHALFFNVIWNELSERGKTNPLQPFFLSTEKGTGSYTLRYTNDTPFFHHVALLKQLCEAVDSGQLYTYHFNILRSILEKTATFHGFQNFSACIKKDADDEDGVLHARLINVLSHGNYSLFEPREMLEENKQYFKKILNDFMANYRFNPELFPELTEEKKG, encoded by the coding sequence ATGAGCAATGGGGCCCTTACATTCTCGAATCTTGAGGACATCGCCACACACCTGCGCGACCGACTCAAAGAGAAGAAATATATGCTTCTCTTCGCCTATAACGGCACGGGCAAGACCCGGCTGTCCATGGCTTTCAAGAAGAATGGCGAAGAGCGAGACACGCTCTATTTTAATGCCTTCACCGAGGACCTGTTTTACTGGGATAACGATCTGGAAAACGATGAAAACCCCGTTCTTCGTTTGAATCGAGATTCTCGTTTCTTTGCCGGTCTACCTGAGCTGGAGATGGAAACCCGCATCAATCGACTGCTGGCCCGATACGTGGATTTCAGTTTTTTCATTGATTACGATTCTTGGGCCATCACCTTCTTTCGGGACACGGACGGCGATGGTACACCGACGCCGATTAAGGTTTCGCGCGGCGAGGAAAACATCTTTGTCTGGTGCTTCTTCCTTGCCGTCGCTCAACTGGCCATTGACGAACAGGAAGCCTACGACTGGGTGAAATACATCTACGTAGATGATCCTATATCATCTCTGGATGATAACAATGCCATTGCAGTGGCCAGTCATCTTGCTCAATTATTAAGAAGCACGAATGGCCGTATCAAGACCGTGATCTCCTCTCACCATGCCCTTTTTTTCAACGTAATATGGAATGAGCTCAGCGAACGAGGAAAGACCAACCCGCTACAGCCATTTTTCCTGAGTACAGAAAAGGGAACGGGCAGCTACACATTGCGCTATACGAACGATACGCCCTTCTTTCATCACGTCGCTCTGCTCAAACAGCTCTGTGAGGCCGTGGATTCCGGTCAGCTCTATACCTACCATTTCAACATCTTACGAAGTATTCTGGAAAAGACGGCGACCTTTCACGGGTTTCAGAATTTTTCCGCCTGCATTAAGAAGGATGCAGACGATGAAGATGGCGTGCTGCATGCGCGCCTGATCAACGTCCTCAGTCATGGTAACTATTCCCTTTTTGAGCCTCGTGAGATGCTCGAAGAGAATAAACAGTATTTCAAAAAGATCTTGAATGATTTCATGGCAAACTATCGCTTTAACCCCGAATTGTTCCCTGAACTGACAGAAGAGAAAAAAGGATGA
- the recQ gene encoding DNA helicase RecQ, translating into MALKRNGIEGPIAESQAVIMKRASSILKEVFGYDSFRPFQREVIDNVLSRRDTLAVLPTGAGKSLCYQIPALVFEKLSVVVSPLIALMNDQVQQLRAAGVPAVMLNSSLSPQEYQRNIDALQKGDARILYVAPETLLSPRVTDLLASLPLDLLTIDEAHCISDWGHDFRPEYRQIAAVRRRFPRAVCLALTATATERVRHDILTALGLDEAAQFVAGFDRPNLFIEVLPKQNALTQTLRFLEERRDQAGIIYCFSRRQVDDLAAALVQKGFSARPYHAGLGDAERAANQEAFLRDDIQIIVATIAFGMGINKPNVRFVIHYDLPKSIEGYYQEIGRAGRDGLPSHCLLLYSYGDVAKLRHFIDQKEEDERLVALEHLDALVRFAEQHAGCRRIPLLRYFGEEPTSTRCDRCDNCTSPTATLVDMTENAQKLLSCVKRTGERFGAGHVIDVLRGSKNEKVLRNRHQDLSTYGIGTNLTAIQWNHVARQLVRHGYLVQEGEFRTLRLSDLAIRSLRERAPITLEAMPQGEAPVRRSPSTLASGMDETLFGLLRQRRKELADAAGIPPYIVFSDRTLVEMASALPQSDEELLSISGVGQVKLERYGEEFLGVIRDYVKGR; encoded by the coding sequence ATGGCCCTGAAGCGCAATGGTATCGAGGGACCGATCGCCGAATCGCAGGCAGTAATTATGAAACGAGCCTCCAGTATTCTCAAAGAAGTCTTCGGATACGATTCGTTTCGTCCGTTTCAGCGCGAGGTGATCGACAATGTTCTGTCGCGCCGTGATACGTTGGCCGTGCTTCCTACCGGAGCAGGCAAATCCCTCTGCTACCAGATTCCCGCTCTGGTCTTCGAAAAGCTGAGCGTCGTCGTCTCGCCGCTCATTGCGCTTATGAACGATCAGGTGCAGCAACTGCGCGCAGCGGGCGTGCCGGCCGTGATGCTGAATAGCTCGCTCTCGCCACAGGAATACCAGCGCAACATCGACGCTTTGCAAAAGGGCGATGCACGAATCCTCTATGTCGCCCCCGAGACTCTGCTCTCGCCTCGCGTCACGGATCTTCTTGCATCGCTGCCTCTTGATCTGCTCACCATCGATGAGGCTCACTGCATCTCGGATTGGGGCCATGACTTTCGTCCGGAGTACCGCCAGATCGCTGCCGTCCGCCGTCGATTCCCCCGGGCCGTATGTCTGGCCCTGACTGCCACGGCAACGGAGCGCGTTAGACACGACATCCTCACCGCCCTCGGCCTTGATGAGGCAGCGCAGTTCGTTGCCGGATTCGATCGGCCCAATCTCTTTATTGAAGTGCTGCCGAAGCAGAACGCCCTAACTCAGACTCTCAGATTCCTCGAAGAACGCAGGGATCAGGCTGGCATCATCTATTGTTTCTCGCGCAGGCAGGTCGATGATCTTGCCGCCGCTCTCGTTCAGAAGGGATTCTCGGCTCGTCCGTATCATGCCGGCCTTGGCGATGCGGAGCGTGCCGCCAATCAAGAGGCCTTTCTTCGAGACGATATTCAGATCATCGTGGCCACCATCGCCTTCGGCATGGGTATCAACAAGCCTAACGTTCGCTTCGTTATACACTACGATCTGCCCAAAAGCATCGAAGGCTACTACCAGGAGATCGGACGAGCCGGTCGTGACGGGCTGCCGTCCCACTGCCTGCTTCTTTATAGCTACGGCGATGTGGCCAAGCTGCGGCATTTCATCGACCAGAAAGAAGAGGATGAGCGCCTTGTTGCCCTTGAGCATCTCGATGCCCTTGTTCGTTTTGCCGAGCAGCATGCCGGCTGTCGGCGCATCCCCCTGCTGCGCTACTTCGGCGAAGAGCCGACATCGACGCGATGCGATCGATGCGACAACTGCACGTCCCCCACGGCCACGCTTGTCGATATGACCGAGAACGCTCAGAAGCTCCTGTCATGCGTTAAGCGCACAGGGGAGAGGTTCGGAGCCGGTCACGTCATCGACGTGCTGCGCGGATCAAAGAACGAAAAGGTGCTGCGCAACCGACATCAGGATCTGAGCACATACGGCATCGGTACAAACCTCACGGCGATACAATGGAATCATGTTGCGCGGCAGCTGGTGCGCCACGGCTATCTTGTTCAGGAGGGTGAGTTCCGCACGCTTCGTCTGAGCGACCTGGCAATCCGCTCTTTGCGCGAGCGGGCGCCCATTACGCTCGAAGCCATGCCACAAGGCGAGGCGCCCGTTAGGCGCTCTCCGTCGACGCTGGCGAGCGGAATGGACGAGACGTTGTTTGGTCTTCTTCGTCAGAGGCGCAAGGAGCTGGCCGACGCAGCGGGCATTCCCCCGTACATCGTCTTCTCGGACCGCACGCTGGTGGAGATGGCAAGCGCGCTTCCGCAGTCCGACGAGGAGCTGCTCAGTATCAGCGGCGTCGGTCAGGTGAAGCTGGAGCGGTACGGTGAAGAGTTCCTCGGTGTGATCAGGGATTATGTGAAGGGTAGGTAG
- the dinD gene encoding DNA damage-inducible protein D gives MENELIYTLTETFEGHAQTTENGVEYWLARDLQHLLGYSKWDNFLNVISKAKTACEVSGHEIQDHFADVGKMVDLGSGSQREISDIMLTRYACYLIAQNGDPAKQEIAFAQTYFAIQTRKAELIEQRMLEAERISARKKLTATEKELSEVIYEQTGGNQNFALIRSKGDHALFGKSTQAMKAAWRVPDNRPLADFAPTIILKAKDFATEITIHNAREQRMSSESAISAEHVSNNQAVRDTLLNRGIRPESLPPAEDAKKVERRLDSAVKKSLQHPDRLE, from the coding sequence ATGGAAAACGAACTCATCTACACTCTAACTGAAACCTTCGAAGGGCATGCACAGACGACCGAAAACGGCGTGGAGTACTGGCTTGCACGGGATCTACAGCACCTTCTGGGTTACTCGAAATGGGACAACTTTCTCAACGTAATCTCAAAGGCAAAGACCGCATGCGAGGTCTCAGGGCATGAAATTCAAGACCATTTTGCCGATGTCGGGAAAATGGTCGATCTGGGTTCCGGAAGCCAGCGTGAAATCAGCGACATCATGCTGACGCGCTATGCCTGCTATCTCATCGCTCAGAACGGCGATCCAGCCAAGCAGGAGATCGCATTCGCACAAACCTACTTCGCTATACAGACCCGAAAGGCGGAGTTGATCGAACAACGAATGCTTGAAGCCGAGCGTATCTCGGCCCGAAAAAAGCTTACAGCAACAGAGAAAGAACTCTCTGAGGTGATCTACGAGCAAACGGGCGGCAATCAGAATTTCGCTTTGATTCGCAGCAAAGGCGATCACGCCCTATTCGGCAAATCCACGCAGGCCATGAAGGCAGCATGGCGAGTACCAGACAACCGCCCACTCGCAGACTTTGCCCCAACGATCATTTTAAAAGCGAAAGACTTCGCCACCGAGATCACGATTCACAATGCCCGCGAACAGAGGATGAGTAGTGAATCGGCAATATCAGCGGAACATGTAAGCAACAACCAAGCCGTGCGCGATACTTTATTGAATCGCGGAATTCGCCCGGAGAGTCTTCCGCCTGCCGAGGATGCCAAAAAAGTCGAGCGGCGCCTTGATTCGGCGGTGAAGAAGAGCCTACAGCATCCGGATAGACTGGAATGA
- a CDS encoding DUF5655 domain-containing protein, with protein sequence MPLFQITGESLVSVEQTNFALEKELQKLIEQNLQVVFNCRFVASEFSTGPLHAGRIDSLALSEDNNPVIIEYKKVESSELINQSLFYLHWIQDHKGDFEMAIQRELGNGIEVDWSDVRVICIAPNYKKYDLHAVQVMGANIELWKYRLFKNGSIYLEEVFQATKVIAAPSSSEGGKNPIMVEAGKKAAQVRATATYDFEEHLTGKPSQIQSLMHGIREFIVGLDPAIEEVPKKYYIAYKISQNIACMEPQNRNIKLFLKLKKKDVIAPPPFYRDVSEIGHFGTGDAEFTLSSVEDFELMKPFIELAYNKIGG encoded by the coding sequence ATGCCGCTATTCCAGATAACCGGTGAAAGCCTCGTTTCAGTAGAACAAACCAACTTCGCTCTGGAAAAAGAGCTACAAAAACTCATCGAGCAGAATCTACAGGTCGTTTTCAATTGCCGTTTCGTCGCATCGGAGTTCTCCACGGGCCCGCTGCATGCCGGCCGCATCGACAGCCTTGCACTGTCAGAAGACAATAACCCGGTCATCATTGAATACAAAAAGGTTGAATCGTCGGAATTGATTAACCAGAGCCTTTTCTATCTACACTGGATCCAGGATCACAAGGGCGACTTTGAGATGGCCATACAGAGAGAGCTCGGCAACGGCATTGAGGTGGATTGGTCCGATGTGCGAGTGATCTGTATAGCGCCTAACTATAAAAAATACGATCTGCATGCCGTTCAGGTTATGGGCGCCAACATCGAGCTCTGGAAGTATCGCCTGTTCAAAAACGGTTCCATCTATCTTGAAGAGGTATTCCAGGCGACAAAGGTAATTGCCGCGCCATCCTCTTCAGAGGGAGGGAAAAACCCGATCATGGTCGAAGCGGGAAAGAAAGCGGCGCAGGTGCGCGCAACCGCCACGTATGATTTCGAAGAGCATCTGACCGGCAAACCTTCGCAAATACAATCTCTCATGCATGGAATTCGCGAGTTTATCGTCGGGCTTGATCCTGCCATCGAAGAAGTTCCCAAAAAATACTATATCGCATACAAGATTTCGCAGAATATCGCCTGCATGGAGCCCCAGAATAGGAATATCAAATTATTCCTAAAGTTAAAGAAGAAAGACGTCATCGCTCCGCCTCCGTTCTATCGCGACGTATCGGAGATCGGGCACTTCGGCACAGGTGATGCCGAATTCACTCTTTCTTCGGTCGAAGATTTCGAACTTATGAAACCTTTCATTGAACTGGCCTATAACAAAATCGGCGGATAA
- a CDS encoding M14 family zinc carboxypeptidase: protein MLRGLRRLNRYEKRMLDVVKKGKGLVRLKQIGFSRKTKEGFRFPIHALEIGNPSALRKHPAGLVAGVHGLEIIGIQILLDFIESIVNEDFVPDIRKGKIGLHCIPVINPGGVALKRRSNPGGVDLMRNSGVEAVDPLPFFGGHRISRNLPYFRGQGLEPESRALTRWVIESFFEVKNSLIPVVDLHSGFGSVDHVWWPYAGTHDPCIDAPLFQKLADRLRVYSGHDRFRYGPQSESYTTHGDLWDRLYNQYQVRPEASKLKSRFLPLTLEVGTWTELREKPSRMLDPKNIFNPPPQTKSETVIRYRRFLRDTILLAREKPGDRIWN, encoded by the coding sequence ATGCTGCGTGGACTGCGTCGATTGAACCGCTACGAAAAGCGGATGCTTGATGTCGTGAAAAAAGGCAAGGGCCTTGTGCGCCTCAAGCAGATCGGTTTCTCGCGCAAGACGAAAGAGGGCTTTCGCTTCCCGATCCATGCGCTTGAAATCGGTAATCCCTCCGCTCTGCGTAAGCATCCGGCGGGGCTGGTCGCCGGCGTGCATGGCCTCGAGATCATCGGCATTCAGATCCTGCTCGATTTCATCGAATCGATCGTTAACGAGGACTTCGTGCCCGACATCCGCAAAGGCAAGATCGGATTGCACTGCATTCCCGTTATCAATCCCGGCGGCGTCGCCCTGAAGCGAAGGTCGAATCCGGGCGGAGTCGATCTGATGCGTAACTCCGGAGTAGAAGCCGTCGACCCGCTGCCTTTTTTTGGAGGACATCGCATCTCGCGCAATCTGCCCTACTTTCGCGGACAGGGACTCGAACCCGAATCCAGAGCGTTAACCAGATGGGTGATCGAATCCTTCTTCGAGGTGAAGAACTCGCTGATTCCCGTCGTCGATCTGCACTCCGGCTTCGGCTCCGTCGATCACGTCTGGTGGCCTTACGCGGGCACTCATGATCCTTGCATCGACGCCCCGCTTTTTCAGAAGCTGGCCGATCGTCTTCGCGTCTATTCGGGCCACGACCGTTTTCGCTACGGTCCGCAGAGCGAGAGTTATACGACGCACGGCGACCTGTGGGATCGTCTTTACAATCAGTATCAGGTGCGGCCCGAGGCGTCGAAGCTGAAATCTCGATTTCTTCCGCTGACGCTCGAAGTCGGCACGTGGACGGAGCTTCGCGAGAAACCCTCGCGAATGCTTGACCCGAAGAATATCTTTAATCCGCCACCGCAGACGAAAAGCGAGACGGTGATCCGTTACCGACGCTTTTTGCGCGATACGATCCTGCTTGCGCGAGAGAAGCCGGGCGATCGGATTTGGAATTGA
- a CDS encoding type II toxin-antitoxin system HigB family toxin, with amino-acid sequence MHVISRKKIADFSANHPDAKTALETWYRIVRTTNFRNSAHLRSVFPSADPVGNLTVFNIGGNKYRLIAAIHYNRKKVYIRHILTHTEYDRNIWKRDIP; translated from the coding sequence GTGCACGTTATTAGCCGGAAGAAGATCGCGGACTTCTCCGCCAATCATCCTGATGCGAAAACGGCTCTTGAGACGTGGTACAGAATCGTGAGGACCACCAACTTCCGAAATTCTGCCCATCTGAGATCCGTTTTTCCATCGGCGGACCCGGTCGGCAATCTAACCGTGTTCAACATCGGCGGGAACAAATACCGGCTGATTGCTGCCATTCATTATAACCGGAAGAAGGTCTACATCCGGCACATTCTGACGCACACAGAATACGACCGCAACATCTGGAAGAGAGACATACCATGA
- a CDS encoding type I restriction-modification system subunit M codes for MTQEELSQLGKTLWNIADQLRGAMNADDFRDYMLSFLFLRYLSDNYETAAKKELGRDYPATKEDDRRSSLAIWYAKNKKDVPDFEKQMRLKVHYVIEPPFLWSNVAEMARRQDNDLLGTLWKGFKYIEEKSFQSTFQGLFSEINLHSDKLGKTPKERNAKLCTIIQKIAEGIAKFSADTDILGDAYEYLLGQFAAGSGKKAGEFYTPQQISTILSEIVTLDSQEPTNGRKKKLKTILDFACGSGSLLLNVRRQMGPSGIGKIYGQEKNITTYNLARMNMLLHGVKDTEFEIFHGDSLLNDWPLLNEMNPAKKMQFDAVVANPPFSYRWEPNEALGEDFRFKNYGIAPKSAADFAFLLHGFHFLSDSGVMAIILPHGVLFRGGVEERIRTKLLKDNHIDTVIGLPANLFYSTGIPVCILVLKRCKKPDDVLFINASEHFEKGKRQNRLLPEHIDKIVHAYQFRKDEPRYSRRVPMDEIEKNGYNLNISRYVSTSIAEEEIDLAKVNAELKEIEKRAATAAKKHNAFLKELGLPPV; via the coding sequence ATGACGCAAGAAGAACTGAGCCAACTTGGCAAAACCCTCTGGAACATCGCCGACCAGCTACGCGGTGCGATGAACGCCGATGACTTCCGCGACTACATGCTCTCATTCCTGTTTCTACGCTACCTGTCTGACAATTACGAGACAGCCGCAAAGAAAGAGCTTGGACGAGACTATCCAGCGACGAAAGAGGACGATCGACGTTCTTCGTTAGCCATCTGGTATGCAAAGAACAAGAAGGATGTACCCGACTTTGAGAAGCAGATGCGCCTCAAGGTTCACTATGTAATCGAACCGCCATTCCTCTGGAGCAACGTGGCCGAGATGGCGCGCCGACAGGACAATGATCTGCTCGGCACGCTCTGGAAAGGATTCAAGTATATTGAGGAAAAGTCCTTCCAGAGCACATTTCAGGGATTGTTCTCAGAGATCAATTTGCACTCTGACAAGCTGGGTAAAACGCCGAAAGAACGAAACGCAAAGCTCTGTACCATCATCCAGAAAATCGCTGAAGGCATTGCAAAATTCAGTGCCGATACCGATATTCTCGGCGATGCCTATGAATACCTTCTCGGCCAGTTCGCCGCCGGCTCCGGAAAAAAGGCAGGCGAGTTCTATACCCCGCAACAAATTTCGACAATTCTCTCTGAAATCGTTACGCTCGATAGCCAGGAACCGACAAACGGTAGAAAGAAAAAACTCAAGACTATCCTCGACTTTGCCTGCGGTTCGGGATCGTTACTGCTCAATGTACGCCGACAGATGGGCCCAAGCGGCATAGGCAAGATATACGGTCAGGAAAAGAACATCACGACGTATAACCTCGCCCGCATGAACATGCTCCTGCATGGTGTGAAAGATACGGAGTTCGAGATCTTTCACGGTGATTCGTTGCTGAATGACTGGCCCCTTCTGAACGAAATGAACCCTGCTAAAAAGATGCAGTTCGATGCCGTAGTGGCTAATCCGCCGTTTAGCTATCGCTGGGAGCCGAACGAGGCGCTTGGCGAGGATTTTCGCTTCAAGAATTACGGCATCGCTCCAAAATCTGCCGCCGATTTCGCCTTCCTTTTACATGGCTTTCATTTTCTGAGTGATAGCGGTGTGATGGCCATTATCCTTCCTCACGGCGTGTTGTTTCGAGGAGGCGTTGAAGAACGCATCCGTACTAAACTTCTGAAAGACAATCATATCGACACGGTGATCGGCTTGCCCGCCAATCTCTTTTACTCTACTGGCATTCCGGTTTGCATCCTTGTTCTGAAACGATGTAAGAAGCCCGACGATGTTCTCTTTATCAACGCCAGTGAGCATTTTGAGAAAGGTAAGCGCCAGAACCGCCTGTTGCCCGAGCATATTGATAAGATCGTCCATGCCTATCAGTTCAGGAAGGACGAACCGCGCTACTCCCGCCGCGTCCCTATGGACGAGATCGAAAAGAACGGCTACAACCTGAACATCTCGCGCTATGTCAGCACCTCCATTGCAGAAGAAGAGATTGATCTGGCAAAGGTGAATGCTGAACTGAAGGAGATTGAGAAACGGGCAGCCACAGCAGCCAAAAAGCACAATGCATTCCTGAAAGAGCTCGGGCTGCCGCCTGTGTAG
- a CDS encoding helix-turn-helix domain-containing protein: protein MIAELEKIKTVWPSVQNVLSVPRTKKHYNLLAKILDELTDEVGGNEKHPLLPLMETIGCLIEIYENENIPEPEGNSVDVIRHLMQEHGLTQKDLPEIGSQGVVSEVLNGRRTLNARQVRALAKRFHISPAAFI from the coding sequence ATGATCGCAGAACTCGAAAAAATCAAAACCGTCTGGCCGAGCGTGCAGAACGTTCTTTCCGTCCCGCGCACGAAGAAGCACTATAACCTTCTTGCGAAGATCCTGGACGAACTAACGGACGAAGTGGGAGGGAACGAGAAGCACCCTCTTCTGCCGCTTATGGAAACGATAGGATGCCTGATTGAGATCTATGAGAACGAGAACATCCCCGAACCGGAAGGCAATTCCGTTGATGTAATCCGGCACCTCATGCAGGAACACGGGCTCACACAGAAAGACCTGCCCGAGATCGGATCGCAGGGAGTTGTCTCAGAAGTTCTTAACGGGCGGCGAACTCTGAATGCACGACAGGTCAGAGCCCTTGCGAAACGTTTTCATATCTCGCCGGCTGCCTTTATCTGA
- a CDS encoding restriction endonuclease subunit S has product MKKREQKGRGLVPRLRFPEFREKGEWGEKALSEVCRVTQGGTPDTTVRDFWGGSVQWATPADMGIGGSKYVARTARSITEAGLKNCSSELLPANSVIISTRAPIGYLAINHEPMAINQGCRGLIPEPTSDAHFVYYSLYKSKAQLQDLGSGNTFKELSGKTLKDFPLAFPEIREQSRIADCLSSLDELITAQTQKLDALKLHKKGLIQQLFPAEGETVPELRFPEFRGKGEWEEVELGQLGELVSGLTYSPDDIRDAGLLVLRSSNVQNGTIALEDNVFVRPDIKGVNLSRPNDILICVRNGSKSLIGKNAIIPDRMPPSTHGAFMTVFRSESAKFIFQLFQTAAYEKQVSADLGATINSINGNQFKRYKFHVPDAEEQQRIADCLSSLDDLITAQTRKLDALKLHKKGLMQQLFPVAHEVEE; this is encoded by the coding sequence ATGAAGAAGCGAGAACAGAAAGGGAGAGGATTGGTTCCCCGCCTACGATTTCCGGAGTTTCGGGAAAAGGGAGAGTGGGGGGAGAAAGCCCTTTCCGAAGTGTGCCGTGTCACCCAGGGGGGGACGCCTGATACAACAGTGCGCGATTTCTGGGGTGGCTCGGTTCAATGGGCCACGCCCGCAGACATGGGCATAGGCGGTAGCAAATACGTTGCGAGGACAGCTCGATCAATAACTGAAGCCGGCTTGAAGAATTGTTCTTCAGAGCTATTGCCTGCGAATTCGGTCATAATCTCAACACGAGCCCCTATCGGTTATCTCGCCATAAATCATGAGCCGATGGCAATCAACCAAGGATGTCGAGGTTTGATTCCAGAGCCCACAAGTGATGCACACTTTGTTTACTATTCCCTCTATAAGTCCAAGGCGCAGTTACAGGACCTAGGCTCTGGCAATACGTTCAAAGAACTCTCTGGTAAGACATTGAAGGATTTTCCTCTTGCTTTCCCGGAAATCAGAGAACAATCCCGCATCGCCGACTGCCTCTCCTCCCTCGACGAGCTCATCACTGCCCAGACGCAAAAACTCGATGCCCTCAAGCTGCACAAGAAAGGCCTGATACAGCAGCTTTTCCCGGCTGAAGGCGAAACCGTGCCAGAGCTGCGGTTTCCTGAGTTTCGGGGGAAGGGCGAGTGGGAGGAGGTCGAGCTTGGTCAACTAGGAGAACTCGTTTCTGGTTTGACATATAGCCCTGACGATATTCGTGATGCTGGGTTGTTGGTCTTGAGATCCTCGAATGTTCAGAATGGCACGATCGCATTAGAGGACAATGTGTTCGTTAGGCCAGATATAAAGGGGGTCAATCTATCAAGACCAAACGACATATTGATCTGTGTTCGAAATGGCTCGAAATCTTTGATAGGGAAGAATGCAATTATCCCTGACAGGATGCCACCATCTACCCATGGCGCCTTCATGACGGTGTTTAGATCGGAATCAGCAAAATTCATATTTCAGCTATTTCAAACTGCGGCATACGAAAAGCAAGTCTCAGCAGATTTGGGCGCAACGATTAACTCGATAAATGGCAACCAGTTTAAGAGGTACAAATTCCATGTACCAGACGCGGAAGAGCAACAGCGAATCGCCGACTGCCTCTCCTCCCTCGACGATCTCATCACGGCCCAGACGCGAAAACTCGATGCACTCAAGCTCCACAAGAAAGGCCTGATGCAGCAGCTTTTCCCTGTTGCGCATGAGGTGGAAGAATGA